The sequence below is a genomic window from Bos indicus isolate NIAB-ARS_2022 breed Sahiwal x Tharparkar chromosome 24, NIAB-ARS_B.indTharparkar_mat_pri_1.0, whole genome shotgun sequence.
CAGTGAGCTGGTCTTCAAGCTGTAACAGTGGAAAAGGAACAACTGTCAGGATTCTCAGCGGTCATGGAGCCCACCTAACCTAGGATTGAACTGTCTGGAAAACGATGGTCTTCACAGTAAACATGAATACAGGAGGTTCAGTTCTATTATACATATAAACTCactatactatatacatatatttatatacagcaTGTAATCTCATTGTATAAGCTGAATATTTTGTAATAGTTATATGATAAACTGAGCcttctgtatatatatgtgtatatatatccatacataacAGCAGAacgattaaataaatttattttgtaaaagatGAACTATATATCTTCACTTCTTAAGTTGCCAGATCACTAcatgtttcattttcaaatagtctTGTCTTGTTAATGTCTTTTTGTGCATAGTTTTTGCATGATATAATTATAGTGTACAACCCATTATTATTCCTTTTACTTGCTTGATgtatttgaaaacatttcctgTATAGATATGTTTCTCTGATCAAGTTTAAATTGTTACATAATACCAACATTAAGTAGAGATTCAGTGTATGTGTTTacttaattaacatttttagGCATCGTGTGTTAGTCCCTAAGCTACCGCATATATATTTTACGTGTGGCAAGTTCACTGCAAATTCAGCATCATTGGTATTACAGTAATTGCAGATGGCCATTTATGGAATGACTTTTACATGCCGGATATTGTTATTGGTTTCTTTACAAATTATCTTGAACCAATATAACAATGCTAAAAGGaagattcacttttttttaaattccgaGCAATGAGGCTCCAAAGAACTCTGAGAGAATGCGTCTGAATAGAAAGTGAGCATCAAGATAGGTTGGTTTGTCTGCTCTCTACGAAGCACGTGATTCAGTCTGCAGAATGGAGCTCAGCAGTGTTTTACTTTGTTTGATGTTGTTCATGAGTGAAAGAGTCACCTACATTTGACTCTTAGTCTCCCCTGTCTTCAAATGAATAGACTGGAGTAGGTGAAGTTTTGACGGTTGCAAAATATTCACATGTGAGCCAAGCATATTACTTTTTGAAGTGGCATTCTAGTTTTCTCAGAGTATTACTGGGGCCTGTGAAGTTAAGATTTTCTACATATTCTTCCATATCACACTATAAGGTCTATTTTTTTGGAAAGTGACAGGATGCCAAGTTCTCCTTCATGATTTTCCATTAGACTCAACAGAGAAGAAatgacacactccagtattttgctctCCTGGCACATCACCAGCATTCTGTGAGCACTGCTTCTGTGAGCAGCCCGCACAGGCGCTGTGTCGCCAGCAATGTAAGCAGCAGCATGAAGCGCCACAGGCACCAGGTTTTACCTCCTGCAGACCGTCTACTTCATCGGGCAGCAGCACCATCATGCTTAGCTCGGAGCCTTTGTACGGGATTTCCAGGATCTTGGCTTGCACGTCCTCCAGTGACATGAAATTGAAACTATTGGTTTGTTTCATCATCTGCACAGGTTTGCTTGCATCCTGCAATAAATTCATGTGGCCAAAAATGCTAAATGGGCATtagtccaaaagaaaaaaaaagataatcttaTTGAGATACCAAACTCATCTTCCTTCTAAGAGATAGTTTGGGAAATCTGTGAATTAGAGACAAGAGTTTCTTCACCTATACCAActaaataaaggcaaaaaaagacagcCTCGATAGATCCTACTTCTACTCGCAGTTATAAAGGAAATGATCAAATATGTATTTAACTTTCACATTGTACAGAGAGCTATGttacattattatatattaattacagACAATACCTTGTTCAGCCAAAACTTTTCCTCCAcagtattttcttccttaaatttctGGTTCCACTGCCCTTTGAAATAGACGGCGTTCACCAGAACCAGAACAGTAGAGCTGTCGAGAGAGTCTTTGGGAAACAGATCCTTGATTCTTTCTGCAAAGACAGAAAATCAAAAGTCTGTCATGAAAGGCACAAGTGGTTTGTCTGGAAGATGTTTAGAAAGTTGCAACTGATGATTAAATATTCACACAAGTCAGCCCGTGAGGGACTCCATGCCCAGTGGTTCACCAGGTGAGGCTTTGCTCACGGCCCCAGCTTGATGGAGTCACCCTCGTGCAGACGCCCCTGCTCCTGACTGGGAAGGTGTTCAGTCTCTGTGTGTGGGAGCTTCAGTCATCTCACAAGAAGCCCCGATGGCCTGATTCTAGATACAGTTTCCACGAATCACATTTCTGCATCCTTCCCTCACTGCCTGCCCTGCGTCTTCTCCTGTTTCCTCCAGCCTGTGTTCATTCTCCTGTTCTTCCTTgcttcctctgtctctgtcttttgaAATTTGAGCTCAATATTCTGAGGAAGTAGCCAGAATACTCTTCTGGACAATCAACATGCACCCAGTAATCTAGAGCACGTGGCAGACACCATTCCTTGAGGGGTCTTCATCTTCATTCTCCACGTTGAGTTGCTGTAGGTTGGTGCTCTGTTTTGGACAGGGAGACTTTGTCCAACCACctgccctgggaggggaagaCACCTATGACAATCCTGTGGGAGGGGGACATGGGCCAGACACCTCCTACTGCAGGGTCATTTCTGCAGAAAGGGTGGTTTGGGGGAGAGAAGGTTGTTTCCCAATTAGCAAAGGGAACCTTTCTAATATCTTCTCTTAGGGAATCATAATCCAGAAGTTAAGCCTCTAATTAAAAGAAACACTTACGAATTAACCTGAAGCCTGAGCAGAGACTTGGGATGCACAAGACACTGTCATCCAGGCTCAGCTGTGCCTGCAGGGGGCTGGTCCTGGGAGCCCCACCTGCCCATTTCTCTCTGCATGACGTGGACCGTCCACCCCCTGCAGGgcctccccaccctctgcagTCTCGTCTCACCCCTGCTCCTGACAGCCCGGTCAGGGTCCAGCACCGTGTTCACACACAGCGAGGATTCAGCCGTGATTTTTAATGAGTGACTCTCTCATAACCTACCATTGGTTTGGCTCTCCACCCAGGAATTAATCATCTTTCGACTTTCCTCTgcagcatttttaaaatcagcagaTTCCACACTGGCTAGATAAAATTTCTGAACATTATCCATAACATTATCCATAATATTCCTATGACATGAGCAGGAAGATAGCAAGAATGAAAAGTAATTTATCAGTAACTATGTAGGTATtcccaaattaaattaaatgtgttAAATCCTGATTAAGCAGAGTTCACAAGCCAATCCCTAGCCCCCCCTCACTGGTGTGCTATCAGCCTCTGGACACTCCAGCGGGTGCGGTTGTGGTCGGGGAGCCTGGCGCCCCTGGGAGAAATCTCCCCATGtgggtccccaggctcctctgcacccccccgcccccattaGGAGATGGGGCCCGAGGACCCGGGATGCAGACCAAAGGCGTGACAGACCAGGAAACTCACCTGGAGAAACCGAAACTCCTTTTCTCCGTAGAGCCTGTTGGCGACACTCAGCTCATAGGCATCAGTGGATTTCTTTAATTCCATCAGAAGCTTTTGAAAGTGATGATGAACATTTCCTGGCCTTTCAACCTTCAAATGTCAAAACGTGAGCTCATTGGAGTCTCTGTCAATGTAAACAGTACACCCCCAGGGGTCTGTTGGATCCCTGTCTAGAGGGAGGTATCCCCAGGGATGATGGTTGTGGTTATTTCCCCTAATTGGCCCGTGTTACTGGAATTAGCTTTCCTAATCTTTACATTAAATCTTCCAGGTAACTCTCTCTTCCTGCTCTAACACACTCCAACCTTTTCTCTGTTGAACTAGAGATGCATCAGCATTCCATTATTGCACTGTCTCTCAGTCGTCTCCAGCGGTTAGGGTAAAGGTCTCAGCTAAACATAAGCTCCTGGAGGCCTGGAGCCATAGAGAATTTCTAAGTCACCAGCTGTGTGAGAACATGAACTCTGTGTGTCGTCTATGTTGTGATTCGATGCCCTGTTATATCCTTTGGGGGATTACCTTCTAAGACCTGTTGACTGTGATCTGTGGCTCTTTACTGTGATGGCCACACTTCCCAGTGTAGGAACAGTGGGTGCCAGATAGCCTGGGAACAGCTGTACCTCAGCATCTCTAAGTCTTCAGTGCCATTCGCATGAAGACAGGAGAGCTCAGAGAGCTTAGAAACTTCTCCAAGGAGATACAGATAATTTTTTCAATGTAGGCTTGTCTGAGTTCAGAATCTCTCACTTTCTGGCTAAGAGTTTTAGACTATTTAGATAAACCGTAGCTCTCATTCATTTTCCAAAATACTCCATAATATACTTGATCATATGCTTATTGCTCTTAATCTAAGAGCTAATTAAAACCATGCAATTATAGGAACATATTGTGATtaatatactcatttttattctatataataatatataacctTTATGAGAGTTTCCAGAGTTTACCAGAGTTTACCAGCGTTTACCAGAGTTTCCTGGCCCTGCTGTCCTATTTGAATGTATTTGGGTGCGATGCAGCAACCTTTTTATTGCCCCTGGCTAATTGGGATGGAGTCACTGTGGCTGAGAGCCATCGTATTTTTGCCATGTTCCTCATTCCTGAACAGCAGATCACTATTTGAAGCTCCTTCAGGTTTCAGAGTCCCTGATGTTAAGCATATGCTTCTCTcctttcagaaaaacaaagatatgaaGTAAATaagtgaagggaagggaagggaagtgaagttgctcagtcatgtctgactctttgtgatcccacggactgtagcctaccaggctcctccgtccatgggattttcccggcaagagtaccggagtgggtttccatttccttctccagggcatcttcctgacccagggatcgaacccaggtctccctcattgcaggcagatgctgtgccgtctgagccactagggaagtaaAGAAGCATGTAATGTGAAAtgagagggctttccaggtggtgccagtggtaaagaatctgtctgctgatgcaagagacatgagagatgctggctcagtctctggggtgggaagatcccctggaggtgggtacggcaacccactgcagtatttttgcctggagaatcccacggacagaggaacctggagggttacagttcatggggtcacaatgagtaggacataactgaaaTGATTTCCCACGTGCACACATGTGAACTGAGAAACAACTCTCTCCAGTTTGCCTAGCATGACCTCTAAAAATGGACTTTTCCCAGTCTATCTGAAATCCCCAGTTTAAGCTACGGCCCTCTTGGACGTATGACCCTCTCTACATCCAATGCTCTCTGACTCACGGGATTTcttgtctctcttcctcttggGTTCTCTGTGATTTCATTGAAGTGAAGGACCTGGAGAAGACAGGGAGTCGGACAAGGAGTCTGTAATGATCTATACACATCAgagtaagtaaaaaagaaagaacggAAGGACAAAAGAATACCCACAGACAAAACTATATACCAAATAACCGCCCCTCATGAGACAAACTCAAGAGGAAACAAAAAGCACACAGAAATGTTGAGTGAAAGCTTCATCCTTAAAAAACACAGTCTGTGTGTGGAAAACACAAAGCTGCTTGAGCGCTGTCCACTTTAAAGAACCGTGTCTCGTTTCTCATTCATCATTGAGGAAACATGTAAAGAGGTCTCCCGTGGATTTTAGTCAGGGCCTCACTTCCAGTGAACTCTTCCATTAAAGCCTCACCTTTGGTTGTTGGGCAACTGGAGAGCTTCACCCCAGCCCCCAGAGGAAGTCCAGGCACAGGAAGCAGGTGGGGAGCCCTGCGGGAGAGTGCGTGCCCCTCTCTGTGCCCACCCAGTCGTGGGGCTGCTTGAGCTTCCCGTGGGATCCGGGGACAGCAGACCTGTGGTCATCTGCACAGCAGCCAGCAGACAACCCATGCAAACCTGTGACGGAAAGGCAGCTGCCACCCACCTTCTGCATTTGTGATGCAGTGTTTTCTCGGGCCCCTAAGTAAGTCATGGCTAAGGCTGACGAGATACTTAAAGGGGAATAGaagatattttccttctttgattgTCTGATCTGATGGAACAGATCAATTCCAAGGTGGATGATTGCTTCACCGAGGGAACTCATGGTGGCTGGATGTGGTCTGGGATTCCTGGAAGAGCATCAGACGCATTTCATCATCACTCTAGGGAACGAAGGCTAGTCTGTAATactgtaataatttttttaaaatgctgtatatGTGGGGTGGGTGATTCTGGCAATCAACATTTCTCTTCTTACTTTTCAAGCCTTTTAAAACGAACAGTATGCATTTAATAACTAGAGGACTAttgaaattagtttttaaagaacatttgtgAAAAAGTAATAGAATATCTTTATCTTTTCCTCCTTAGTGATTACATTAAGACTGGGTAAAAAATGATTCATAACAGACACCAGGCAAAGACTGTTGTGGTAACATTCAGCCATCTCCTGTTAGGCACCTTCCTCTATAGAAGGATCTTACTTGAAGGATTTGTGGGTCTTGGACGTCCTACCCCTGATCACATGTGCTTCCAAAGAAGCAAGGTTTtttgggaaataaataaataatctaagaactaaatcaggaggaaaaaaaaggtgTTTTACTTTTGCTCTGGGAGAATAAGTGAAGTACCACCATaccaaagaaatattaatagaagcagcattaaaaaaagaccatgaaagtgaaagtgaattcgctcagttgtgtctgactctttgagaccccatggacagactccatgggattttccaggcaagaatactggagtgggttgccatttcctcctccaggagatcttcctgacccagggattgaagccaggtctcccacattgtaggctgctgctttatcatctgagccaccagggcagtcatAAAAAAAAGACCATAATCCTTGTTATTTTCAGAAAGGATTCCTGGAGTTACACAGAGCTTCTGGAAGCACTTACCTGTGTTCctggaggagctgggcaggcggTCTGCAAGCCTGTGTGCCAGGAGGGCTCAGCCCTGGATATATCCCTCTCTATCCGCCTCCAGTGCCTCAAAGCAGCTGGTATTTCAAGTAGAtcagcttttgatttcttcaccaGGTACTGTCGCATTCATAAGCACAAAGTCTCTGTGAGTGAAGATTAGATGATTGTGCAGTTCCTGTACTTCCTTCTCATCCCAGAAGAAACTGAGAACTGCAGTCACTAGCTCCTGTGAAATACCTGTAGGGGCCTAGGACCACTGAGAGTACAGGCAAGCTCCGACCTCTTTACATGCCTTGAGCTGCCATTTCCAAACAGACATAACCCATAAAAACCTGTCTTCTCTTACATGTTGAATTTTCCTTAAGACCACTTCtaacaaaaatgattaaatagCTTACATTTTCTATTTAATGTTCTGAGAGCTGGTCCAACCTGAGGATGTCCTTGAGAATTATTTGCATAActaggaaaatatttcaaattctcaGTTTAAGAGATACTGGCAAAGTGTCTCAGCCGTGTGTGGAGAATAGGTATCAGTTGCCTTTCCCAAAAAGCGGGACCTGGGCTGCGGTCCTCCCTGTGACCCATCCTCCTGACAGTCCCCCAGCTGGTCCCCGAGTTCTATTGTCAAAGGGAAGCTCTTTTTCCTGAGAGAGTCACCTGCTCTCAGGAGGAACAAGATGTAAATAAACAGGGGTCATTTGGGGAGCAGTTTTCTCATTCTTACAAAAAGAtgtatcataaaaataaattgaggTCCAttatgaagagatgggaataccagaccacctgacctgcctcttgagaaacctatatgcaggtcaggaagcaacagttagaactggacatggaacaacagactggttccaaataggaaaaggagtacgtcaaggctgtatattgtcaccctgcttatttaacttctatgcagagtacatcatgagaaacgctgggctggaagaagcacaagctggaatcaagattgccaggagaaatatcaataactgcagatatgaagatgacaccacccttagggcagaaagtgaagaggaactaaaaagcctcttgatgaaagtgaaagtggagagtgaaaaagttggcttaaagctcaacattcagaaaacgaagatcatggcatctggtcccatcacttcatggcagatagatggggaaacagtggaaacagtgtcagactttattttgggggtctccaaaatcactgcagatggtgactgcagccatgaaattaaaagacgcttactccttggaaggaaagttatgaccaacctagatagcatattcaaaagcagagacattactttgccaacaaaggtctgtctagtcaaggctatggtttttccagtggtcatgtatggatgtgagagactgtgaagaaagctgagtgccaaagaattcatgcttttgaactgtggtattggagaagactcttgagagtcccttggactgcaaggagatccaaccagtccattctgaaggagatcagccctgggatttctttggaaggaatgatgctaaagctgaaactccagtactgtggccatctcatgcgaagagttgactcattggaaaagtctctcatgctgggagggattgggggcaggaggagaagtggacaacagaggatgagatggctggatggcatcactgactcaatggacatgagtctgagtgaactctgggagttggtgatggagaggcatgcctggcgtgctgcaattcatggggtcgcagaattggacacgactgagtgactgaactgaaatgaactgaactgatgaagacaTTTCTCGGTCATCGTGCTCTTTAGCTCACCAACTTCTGATTCATGCTCAGGAGGACAGAGTCAAAAGCGTGTAAGAGAAACGAGACAGGGAATTGTGTTCTTTGAATGTCATGGTTAAGTCTCTTACCACTGGAGCCACATTCTCTTCATGTGTTCAGCGTTCCAATAACAGAACGATGCCATAAATTGTTGACTTTTACTAAGGGGGGGTATGTATTCACCCATTTCCCCCTTTCACGCCATGTTCAGGCAGATCCGTTGTTTCCCCCATTTCTCAAAGACAGAAACAAGGCACAGCATGGTGGGGAGGAGAAGCCCAGGTGTCTAAGGCAGTGAATTGCCCAGGTGAGCTCTCCAGGCAGGTACATGGCTCAGGAGACTACGTGTGTATCCACTCCCCAGAGGGAGGTGTGGAGACAGACTCTGGGCCTTTACTGACAAACTTCCTTGTGTTCAGATGAAaagaacctgcatcttctgcccTCTCAAGAGAGATCATGTCCTTCCACAAAATCTGGAGGGGTGGAAGTGGGTCCTCAGATTTTCCTCTGTGAGTCTCACAGTCACTAGGAGTGAAGGCTGGGTTTCAGATGCTGTCTTGGGGCTGCGTAAAATTTAGAAACTTCACTGTGGACATTTGTTTTAATATCTCAGGCATTTACCCAACAGTGAAACATCTGGGTCACACGGAAAGTCGATTTAGAGCCGCCAGACTGCCCTCCCCAGCAGCTGCTCCATTTATTTTCCCACCAGCCTGTGATGGAAGCACGTGTGTGCGGTACTGATTCTCTGCTCGCCTCCAGGTTTGTTACTGTCCTTGCTCCTTTTTTAACCTCTGCCACCAGCTGAGTCTGCTGTCACTCACTCGCTCACTCACTCACAGGAAGACTCACCCACCACAGAGTCCCAGAAGCACAGGGATGGAGACACGAACTGCAGGAAGGGGAGACCTGTGCGTCTAAACTGGAAAGATGATACCTGAGCTCAGCCCTGCTGCTCTTAGGGCTCCTCCTGGTTATGTGTGTCCTGAGCCCCGAATGACACTGGAGGTCAGAGACCCCTGAGCTGAGACTGGTGGGCTGAGTGAGGATGGAGTCTGCTGGAGTTTGATGGGGGAGCTGAGtctaaagaagaaggaaatagcaggaGAAAAGACCCAGGATGGAAAACAACAAACACGAGGAATAAGAGCTCCCAGTCAAGGCTGCGTCACGGGCACTGTCAGAGAGCAGGGAAGCCCCCCGGCCGGAACACGGTGAACGTCTTTGGGTTCAAAGAAAGGGCTCTGAGCCCAGAGGCAGAAGCAAGGAGCCCCAGCTGGGCCTGGAGGAAGCCCAGGGGACAGAGCAGGAGACGTGGACTCAAGGGAGCCACTGACTGAGCTGATTCCTCCTGTGAGTAAATTACCAAGGCTTGTGGTGCAGAGGCTGGCTTTGAGGAAGAGCAACTAACTGATAAGGATCAGGGTTTTGCTAAAATTTTAGAGTGAACCTGGGTTAGTTCAAATAAGAAGCCGTGTGAtacctttctctccctccttttgAAAAATGCTCCTGGTGTGTAATAGACAAGGTTAAGACActgtgatatcatacagtgtcACAGGAGACTCAGCAAATCTCAGAGGATTTTGCAAGTCAGTACTTGCCAACCTGTCTTTGGGTATTTTCTAAATACGCTAACCTCACTGGCATCGTGAGTCCAGGAACCCAATAAAGCTGAAGAGGAAGTGATGCTTTGAGAATCCATCCCATTATTTCTAGTGGGATGGTGAGGAATAGCTCCTGTTTTCCTATTGTTTTCTCCTTCCTTGTGAGGTGTGCGGTGATTTGTCAGCATCACTGAGCTGCACAACCTCGGGGGCATGGGTACAGTTGTGCCCAACTGCAGGTAAGTTGGTTACTTGAGGAGATCCTCCAAGCATCCAATAACAGGGTATCTGCCGATCGCAGCTTTCCCCTAGTCAGGGAATGCTCTCGTTTGTAGGTGTGCCATGGGAGACTGAGACAATTCGTTCATCACCACGGTCCCCCCAACACCCGTGGATCCAATTCCACCCAAGACagccattctactctctgcttatCACCATTCCACCCTGTCGCTTGCGGATCTCTCAAGTCCCACTTCACTTCATCCTGGCTTTCCTGTTCTGCTGCCAGGAAATCTGCTAGGTTCTCCGTTTTCCTAGGACTGTCCCTCTTCCTCCTTGCTTTATCTGAAATGTGGATTTTCTCCAGGATTGCATGTTCTCTGATCTTTTCTTAGAGGCACCTCCTCATTCTCCTGCTTCATATTGTGAAGCCAGAAAACAtggtcttctctttctcttgtttCCACTCATTTCCAGCCATTGTTCTTTCTTTGTCTTGATGTCCCTTGTCAAGTTTCTGACATGCAGCTATCTTACCATGTGCCTACCTGTCATCTTGTATATTACTCCTTAATATTCACTAATTGATTGCCTCTCCCTCGTCTAAGATTTTGCTCTTTATCCTCAATGCGTTCAGCTTTTTCAGTGTCTTCCAACCTTGTGTTCCATAGGTAACGGATGGAATCCATGCTTATTCAATGTTGCAGCTCTGTTCCAGTTCAATCTCCTTGTTTGTGAAAATGTAGTCATGTCTTTTGTTCTTTTGCAATTTGGATCCATGGTCTTCCTTATCTATTTAAATATGCACTTTATTTAAAGCAATGTTAATTACTGATAATTCCTGTCACTGGAGCATTAATGAAGTGGTAAAGTTCCAGAGGGAAGAATAAATTTGATTACATGGGAAATCGTGCATATGCGCgggattttattttgcttctccagtttcatctttcactgtctcaACCTCCTGTGTCCCCAGGAGGCAGAGATGCAGGGAGACATAATCAGGGTCCTGGTCCTCTGGGGAGTGTTGCATCTGGTCTGTGGGAGGCACCAAGAGTAGACCTGCAGCTGGTGAGGTCGGGCTGCTCAGTCACCCTGCTCCTCTCAGCCTGGCTGTCGAGAGATGGCTGCATTTCTTTGCCAAAGCCCGGGAACCTTATTGGGCAGCTTTTCTGCAGCCACAGCTCCCTTCTCCTGATTTTGCCACCATTCCTGCCCTTGCTGTAGGTCTAGGCGTGGCAAGGTCTCCTCACGCTTGCTGTCCCTGCACGCGTCCCCACTCTTCCTTGGTTTCTTTTAGCCCTGGCAttctttgtgcatgtgtgcatgcatgctaagttgctttggccatgtctgattctttgtgacttcttggactgtagctcgccaggcccctctgtctacagggttgtccaggcaagaatactggggtgggttgccatgctctcctccagggaatcttcctggccctgggattgcacccaagtctcttacagctcctgcattagcagactggttctttaccaacagtgtcacctgggaagccctgagcatACTTCGTATAGTCCCCTTATTCAAGTTTGCTTTATCACCTACTTTGACCGGAGTCAATTGTTTTCTGCTAGACACTTGACTAGAATAGTGAGCAAATAGCTTTAGAAGAAACATCTTTGACTGGGATTTGGGGATTGAATCTGTCCCATATTGAGTCAggaaacagctgactcattggaaaagcccctgatgctgggaaagattgagggcaggaggggaagaggatgacagagggtgagatggttggacagcatcaccgactcaatggacatgagtttgagcaaactctctgAGATAttgagggatagggaagcctggtgtgctgcagtccctggggtcacaaggagtcagagaCGACTTGTCGAcagagcagcagcaacagctgccCATACTGAGAGGCACGTGCCGAGAGGCACTAGGGCACAGGACTGGGGCACACGTAGCATCAAGTTATCAGCGATGGAGGCGGGGCATGAAGTGCAAGTGCAAGACAGGTGTAGGGCCTCAGCTGCTGTGGTGCTGGTTGCTGCTGTGACAATGTGTGGGCTCAGCTGCTTTCTTATGATGGGATAGGAAAGTCATCCAACAGAAATCTGAAAGGCATTTTTCATGGATCTTGACCaggaaatcctaaaaaaaaagatatgtttaCAGCAGTAAGATTCTTAATCTTTCTAGGTCAGCAAAATGCACTTACTACGACAGTGAGATTAATAGCAATaaaactgacattaaaaaaattctaagtatTGGTATCATGTAGGAAACAGTGTGATGTAGAGGAGACTTACTGATACAGTGCTTGTAAAAATGCTAGATAGTCCAAGTAACTTGGGAATATTTCATGATATGTGATTGTTGgagggagaacaagatggtggaggagtgggTGAATGTGGACTACGTCTCTCTCCATGGACacatacaccttcagacacagacgtgcatgcagaacaccagctgagagctgaCGGGAGGAACTTGCCGGGGGaagagaatatatagaaccacgcagAACTCGGCAGGAGGACCGAACCAGGGGGAAAAACCAGAGTGTTAGCAGGACTGCAC
It includes:
- the LOC139179360 gene encoding serpin B4-like, producing the protein MDNVQKFYLASVESADFKNAAEESRKMINSWVESQTNERIKDLFPKDSLDSSTVLVLVNAVYFKGQWNQKFKEENTVEEKFWLNKDASKPVQMMKQTNSFNFMSLEDVQAKILEIPYKGSELSMMVLLPDEVDGLQELEDQLTAEKLIAWTSPQNMRKRQVDLYLPRFKVEESYDLVPTLQALGMVDAFRDGVADFSGMTGGRDLVVSKVFHKCFVEVTEEGTEAAAATGVEIIERAGRNSESFRCNHPFLFLIKHIKTNSILFCGRVSSP